TATTTCTCGGCGATACACTTTCCACCCACTACATGATCAACAAGGGCTACTTGAGCAATATCCGCATGGCCAGCTTCGGCAAACACGAATCCCATGGGTTCGGTTTCGCCGTACGACGTAGCGACACCCGCTTGTTGGAAGTCATCAACGCGACGCTGAACCAGGTCTCCATTGCCGAGCAAGCCGCCATCTCCAAGCGTTGGAGCGCAGGCAGCGACCTGTACCTCACGGACCACAGGATACAACTGACCGACCGCGAGCAACGCTGGCTGGCGAGGCATCCGGTGGTTCGAGTGGTGGTGAACGAAACCTCGGCGCCCTTCACCTTCTTCGATGCGCAGGGGGACTTTCGCGGCATCAGTGCCGACCTGCTGGAACAAATCCGACTGCGCACCGGCCTGCGCCTGGACATCCAGCGCCGCCAGAACGACAGCGAAATGATTGCTGCGGTCCTCAACGATCAAGCCGACATGATCGCCGCACTTTTGCCCAGCAGTGAACGACAACGCCAGTTGAAGTTCAGCCGCCCCTACATCGACAGCTCGTTCGTCCTGCTGACCCGCAAACAGTCCGACACGCCCACGACACTCGATCAGTTCGGCCACGCCAGCCTGGCAATCGCCAAAGGCAATCCGGTCATTGAATGGCTACGCAGCCAGTACCCAAACATTCAAATCATCGAAACGGACGGCCCCTTGCGCGCCGTGGAAATGCTCGCCCACGGCCAGGTCGACGGCAGCGTGAACGCCCAGGTGATGGCCAACTACTTCATCTCCTCCTATGCGTGGCGCGACAAATTGCAAATCAGCAGCACGGTGGGTACCCAACAGGCCATGTTCGCGCTGGCCACGGCAAAAAACGCCACAGCATTGAACGCCATTCTCGACAAGGCCCTGACCAGCATCGACCCTGACGAACTGGGCGTCATCAACAACCGCTGGCGCGGTTACGTCTCGCCCTCGGAACACACCTGGCGCACCTACAACCGCCTGTTCCTCCAGGTCGGCGCGGGCATTGGCCTGTTGCTGCTGTTTTCCCTGGCGTGGAACGCCTACATGCAGCGCCAGATCAGGCAGCGTCAACGGGCGGAACTGGCCCTCAATGATCAGCTCGAATTCATGCATGCGCTGCTCAACGGCACCCCTCACCCCATCTACGTGAGGGATCGCAACGGCATCCTGCAAAGCTGCAACGACAGTTACCTGCAAACGTTCCACGCCAAACGCGAAGACGTCATTGGCAAGAACCTGATGCCAGGTTCCATGAGCAACGCCTTCGAAGCGCAGGAGTACCAGGCGGACTACCAGCGTGTCATGGCCGAAGGCACCGCCCTGATCGTGGATCGGCCACTGCACATCGGGGACAGGCAACTGACGATCTATCACTGGATCCTCCCCTACCGAAACTCTGCCGCCGAAGTGCAAGGCATCATCGGCGGCTGGATCGACATCAGCGAGCGGCGCCAGCTGTTCGAGGAACTGCGCGCGTCCAAGCAACGGGCCGATGACGCGAACCGCGCCAAAAGCACGTTCCTGGCAACCATGAGCCATGAAATCCGCACCCCCATGAACGCGGTGATCGGCATGCTTGAGCTGGCCCTGAAACAGGCCGAAAAGGGCCGAGTGGACCGTTCGACCATCGAAGTCGCGTACGAGTCGGCCTCCGGCATGCTCGAACTGATAGGCGATATCCTGGACATCGCCCGTATCGAATCCGGCCACCTGAGCCTGGCCCCCGAACGCGTCAATCTCAGGGCCCTGTTGCAATCGGTCATTCGGGTATTCGAGGGTGTGGCCCGGCAGAAAAACCTGGCGTTGTCCCTGCAGTTCGACACAGCCGAGGGCAGCCCTGACGTGTTGATGGACCCGTTGCGGTTCAAACAGGTGCTGTCGAACCTGATCAGCAATGCCCTCAAATTTACCGAGCAGGGCCAGGTAGCGATCAAGGTCCGGCTGTCTCCAACCGACCGGGACGACGTCCTGCAAATGCACCTGGAGGTCAACGACAGCGGCATCGGTATTGGTCCGGCGGACCTGCAACGTTTGTTCGAGCCGTTTGCCCAGGTCGATAACACCAGCCGGATGGCTCGCAACGGTGCGGGGTTGGGGCTGGTGATCAGTCGCAACCTGTGCCGGATGATGGGCGGCAGCCTGCACATGAACAGCCAACCCGGCACCGGCACCCAGGTCCTGGTCTGCCTGCAACTGACCGTCCTGTCGACGGCGCCGGTTCTCCCCCCACCTGAACCTGTCATCGAAACGGCCCAGGCCACCCTGAACGTCCTGATCGTGGACGATCATCCCGCCAACCGCCTGCTGATGTCACAGCAATTGGAATACCTGGGCCATCACTACCAGGTCGCCCATGATGGTGCCCACGGGCTCGAGGTCTGGCAAAAGAACCATTTCGATCTGGTCATCGCCGATTGCAACATGCCCATCATGAGCGGCTACGAACTGGCCCGGTCGATTCGTCGCGATGAGTCCGAGCAGCAACGACCGCCTTGCACCCTCCTGGGGTTCACTGCCAATGCCCAGCCGGAGGAAAAAAAACGCTGCCAGGACGCAGGAATGGACGACTGCCTGTTCAAGCCGATCAGCCTGAGCGCCTTGAGCCAATGGATCAAGGCGGTCAAACCCGCCAGTTGCCCGGCAGTTTTCAGCATACAAAGCCTGCAAGCGTTGACCGGCGGTGACCCGTCATCCAACCGGCGGTTGCTGGCCGAATTGCTCAGCAGCAGCCGCTCGGACCGCCAGGAGTTGCTCGACGTCGCCCACAGCGCAAACCGGCCGGCGCTGACCGAAATAGCGCACAAGATAAAAGGCGTCGCCCGCATCGTCCAGGCGACCTCGCTGATCCAGCGCTGCGAGGCGTTGGAGCTCGCTT
The sequence above is drawn from the Pseudomonas sp. St316 genome and encodes:
- a CDS encoding transporter substrate-binding domain-containing protein, which codes for MLRRITECLLLISAALYAGMLAAAANAPEQYTLLGRSSMAHTEVKLDNVHRAWLQDRQALVLGTSAPDYPPFDLSTSGRDYEGLTADYADIIAKATGLPMSVLRFDSREAAMAALKDGQIDMLGTANGFEARNPDIVLSTPYAVDQPVLVTRTSESRSLPDDLDGLRLSMVYHYLPLREIEKLYPKALITTYPSYQNAINAVAFGQADVFLGDTLSTHYMINKGYLSNIRMASFGKHESHGFGFAVRRSDTRLLEVINATLNQVSIAEQAAISKRWSAGSDLYLTDHRIQLTDREQRWLARHPVVRVVVNETSAPFTFFDAQGDFRGISADLLEQIRLRTGLRLDIQRRQNDSEMIAAVLNDQADMIAALLPSSERQRQLKFSRPYIDSSFVLLTRKQSDTPTTLDQFGHASLAIAKGNPVIEWLRSQYPNIQIIETDGPLRAVEMLAHGQVDGSVNAQVMANYFISSYAWRDKLQISSTVGTQQAMFALATAKNATALNAILDKALTSIDPDELGVINNRWRGYVSPSEHTWRTYNRLFLQVGAGIGLLLLFSLAWNAYMQRQIRQRQRAELALNDQLEFMHALLNGTPHPIYVRDRNGILQSCNDSYLQTFHAKREDVIGKNLMPGSMSNAFEAQEYQADYQRVMAEGTALIVDRPLHIGDRQLTIYHWILPYRNSAAEVQGIIGGWIDISERRQLFEELRASKQRADDANRAKSTFLATMSHEIRTPMNAVIGMLELALKQAEKGRVDRSTIEVAYESASGMLELIGDILDIARIESGHLSLAPERVNLRALLQSVIRVFEGVARQKNLALSLQFDTAEGSPDVLMDPLRFKQVLSNLISNALKFTEQGQVAIKVRLSPTDRDDVLQMHLEVNDSGIGIGPADLQRLFEPFAQVDNTSRMARNGAGLGLVISRNLCRMMGGSLHMNSQPGTGTQVLVCLQLTVLSTAPVLPPPEPVIETAQATLNVLIVDDHPANRLLMSQQLEYLGHHYQVAHDGAHGLEVWQKNHFDLVIADCNMPIMSGYELARSIRRDESEQQRPPCTLLGFTANAQPEEKKRCQDAGMDDCLFKPISLSALSQWIKAVKPASCPAVFSIQSLQALTGGDPSSNRRLLAELLSSSRSDRQELLDVAHSANRPALTEIAHKIKGVARIVQATSLIQRCEALELACHQAQAPGRINDCIDALDRAMSELERALETEIARAK